In Tenacibaculum pacificus, a single window of DNA contains:
- a CDS encoding SDR family oxidoreductase gives MKILITGTTGYIAKRLVLKLLDAGHELICCVRDLKRIPDEIEYKDNISFIKVDFLQTEQIVFPSDIDVAYYLIHSMATDANNFEDLEQTCAKSFKNIIEKTNCKQVIYLSGIVNDSSLSKHLASRFQVEKNLASKKYALTTFRAGIIVGSGSASFEIIRDIVEKLPVMVTPKWLNTKSQPIAIRDVLIFLERAVGNEKLYNKSFDICGTEVLTYKEMLLQFGEVRGFKRYILTLPLLTPKLSSYWLYFVTSTSFNLAQALVDSMKVEVIAKPSNINQILNISPISYKESVDLAFQRIEQNAVISSWKDAISSGVFQAQLSDYIQIPQYGCFVDKRTIKVSDDAFTLDKIWSIGGKNGWYSFNWLWKIRGYADKIFGGVGLRRGRTHDTSLEAGDPLDFWRVLLADKKEKRLLLFAEMKLPGEAWLEFKIVNDTLHQKAVFRPKGVLGRLYWYSVLPFQCFCI, from the coding sequence ATGAAAATTTTAATCACAGGAACAACAGGATATATAGCAAAAAGATTGGTATTGAAATTATTAGATGCTGGTCATGAATTAATATGCTGTGTCCGTGATTTAAAACGAATTCCTGATGAAATAGAATACAAAGATAATATTTCATTTATAAAAGTTGATTTTTTACAGACCGAACAAATTGTTTTTCCTTCGGATATTGATGTTGCGTATTATCTGATTCATTCTATGGCTACGGATGCTAATAATTTTGAAGATTTAGAGCAAACTTGCGCTAAGAGCTTTAAAAATATTATTGAAAAAACAAACTGTAAGCAAGTCATTTATTTAAGTGGTATTGTAAACGATAGTTCTTTATCTAAGCATTTAGCTTCTCGTTTTCAGGTAGAGAAAAATTTAGCTTCAAAAAAATATGCATTGACCACTTTTAGAGCAGGAATTATTGTTGGAAGTGGTAGTGCATCCTTTGAAATTATTAGAGACATTGTTGAAAAATTACCCGTAATGGTTACGCCAAAATGGTTGAATACAAAATCGCAACCAATTGCAATTAGAGATGTATTAATTTTTTTAGAACGTGCCGTTGGAAATGAAAAATTGTATAACAAATCCTTTGATATTTGTGGTACAGAAGTACTTACTTATAAAGAAATGCTTTTACAATTTGGAGAGGTAAGAGGCTTTAAGCGTTACATTTTAACATTACCACTTTTAACGCCAAAATTATCGTCGTATTGGTTATACTTTGTAACTTCTACGTCTTTTAATTTAGCACAAGCTTTGGTAGATAGTATGAAAGTTGAGGTAATTGCCAAGCCAAGTAATATTAATCAAATTTTAAATATATCGCCTATTTCTTATAAAGAATCGGTTGATTTAGCTTTTCAAAGAATAGAACAAAACGCTGTAATATCAAGTTGGAAAGATGCAATCAGTAGCGGTGTTTTTCAAGCTCAATTATCGGATTATATTCAAATACCACAATATGGTTGTTTTGTAGATAAACGTACTATAAAAGTTTCTGATGATGCTTTTACACTTGATAAAATTTGGTCGATTGGAGGAAAAAATGGTTGGTATAGTTTTAATTGGTTATGGAAAATAAGAGGTTATGCCGATAAAATTTTCGGAGGAGTTGGCTTGCGTAGAGGAAGAACACACGATACATCATTAGAAGCTGGTGACCCATTAGATTTTTGGCGTGTTTTATTGGCTGATAAAAAAGAAAAAAGACTTTTGTTATTTGCAGAAATGAAATTACCTGGCGAAGCTTGGTTAGAATTTAAAATAGTAAATGACACTTTACATCAAAAAGCAGTTTTCAGACCTAAAGGAGTTTTAGGGCGTCTGTATTGGTATTCCGTTTTACCATTTCAATGCTTTTGTATTTAA
- a CDS encoding TIGR03643 family protein produces the protein MNHRDIDRIIEMAWEDRTTFDAIKFQFGLKEQQVIELMRKELKLSSFKLWRARVQGRSTKHQAKRIFEKGRFKCTRQKSISNNKVSKR, from the coding sequence ATGAATCACAGAGATATAGATAGAATAATAGAAATGGCTTGGGAAGATAGAACCACATTCGATGCTATAAAGTTTCAATTTGGTTTAAAAGAGCAACAAGTAATTGAATTAATGCGTAAAGAATTAAAACTGTCTAGTTTTAAATTATGGAGAGCAAGAGTTCAAGGACGTTCAACTAAACATCAAGCAAAACGAATTTTCGAAAAAGGAAGGTTCAAATGTACAAGGCAAAAAAGTATTAGTAATAATAAAGTTTCTAAGAGATAA
- a CDS encoding 6-pyruvoyl trahydropterin synthase family protein — protein sequence MNKIAITRREHFNAAHRLHNHNWSIEKNKEVFGKCNNENYHGHNYDLEVTIIGEINPETGYVIDTKILSNHIKREILEPFDHKNLNLDTEDFEFLNPTVENIAVVIHNKLKKVISNDLEIKIKLYETARNFVEYPY from the coding sequence ATGAATAAAATAGCTATTACAAGAAGAGAACATTTTAATGCTGCTCACAGACTTCATAATCATAATTGGTCAATAGAGAAAAATAAAGAAGTATTCGGTAAATGTAATAATGAAAATTACCATGGTCATAATTACGATTTAGAAGTAACTATTATTGGTGAAATTAATCCTGAAACAGGATATGTAATAGATACCAAGATACTTTCGAATCATATTAAAAGAGAAATACTAGAGCCTTTTGATCATAAAAACTTAAATCTTGATACAGAAGATTTTGAGTTTTTAAATCCAACTGTAGAAAATATTGCAGTTGTAATTCATAATAAATTAAAAAAAGTAATAAGTAACGATTTAGAAATAAAAATTAAACTATATGAAACAGCCAGAAACTTTGTTGAATATCCCTATTAA
- the folE gene encoding GTP cyclohydrolase I FolE, protein MKQPETLLNIPIKNGYNGLSVEEIGDNHLSIGIDTPMTPDAFLMSDKEKKQKIAMLFKEIMQTMGLDLNDDSLKGTPNRVAKMYIDEIFSGLNPENKPKIALFDNKYQYNQMLVEKDITFYSNCEHHFVPIIGKAHIAYISSGKVIGLSKLNRIVQYYAKRPQVQERLTNQIATDLKQILDTENVAVIIDAKHLCVSSRGVEDNASSTLTCYYGGVFNTSEKIVELQNYLK, encoded by the coding sequence ATGAAACAGCCAGAAACTTTGTTGAATATCCCTATTAAAAATGGTTATAACGGTTTGTCTGTAGAAGAGATAGGAGATAATCATTTATCAATAGGTATTGATACACCAATGACACCTGATGCATTTTTAATGTCAGATAAAGAAAAGAAGCAAAAAATAGCAATGCTTTTTAAAGAAATTATGCAAACGATGGGTTTAGACTTAAATGACGATTCGTTAAAAGGTACCCCAAATAGAGTTGCAAAAATGTATATAGATGAAATATTTTCAGGGTTAAATCCAGAAAATAAACCCAAAATAGCATTGTTTGATAACAAGTATCAATATAATCAGATGTTGGTAGAAAAAGATATTACTTTTTACTCTAATTGTGAACATCATTTTGTTCCAATAATAGGAAAAGCACATATAGCTTATATATCATCAGGAAAAGTAATAGGACTATCTAAATTAAACAGAATAGTACAATATTATGCAAAACGTCCACAAGTACAAGAGCGTTTAACTAATCAAATTGCAACAGATTTAAAACAGATATTAGACACCGAAAATGTTGCAGTAATAATAGATGCAAAACATTTATGTGTATCATCTAGAGGAGTAGAGGATAATGCATCATCTACTTTAACTTGTTATTATGGAGGTGTTTTTAATACTTCAGAGAAAATTGTTGAACTTCAAAATTATTTAAAATGA
- a CDS encoding SDR family NAD(P)-dependent oxidoreductase, translating to MKTIVVVGGSSGIGKAIVNKLKDTHKIINISRTVPEEHENVTHYSCDVLNDELPVLEDINGLVYCPGSINLKSFTRLKIADFKTDFEINVIGAINTLKAYETSLAKNNGSVVLFSTVASALGMPFHASIATSKSAVEGLTKSLAAEYATKIRFNAIAPTVTDTPLAKRLLRNEKQQESMQDRHPLKKYLTPQEVAGLASYLLSEDASSITGQIIPMDAGIVSVKL from the coding sequence ATGAAAACAATTGTAGTAGTAGGAGGTAGCTCGGGTATCGGAAAAGCTATTGTAAATAAATTAAAAGATACACATAAAATCATCAATATAAGTAGAACAGTACCCGAAGAACACGAAAATGTAACGCATTATTCATGTGATGTTTTAAATGATGAATTACCAGTTTTAGAAGATATTAATGGATTGGTATATTGTCCTGGAAGTATCAATTTAAAATCATTTACGCGACTTAAAATTGCCGATTTTAAAACTGATTTTGAAATAAATGTTATAGGAGCAATCAATACTTTAAAAGCATACGAAACTAGTTTGGCAAAAAACAACGGAAGTGTTGTATTATTTAGTACAGTTGCTTCTGCTTTAGGAATGCCTTTTCACGCAAGTATTGCTACAAGTAAATCGGCAGTTGAAGGCTTAACAAAATCGTTAGCGGCAGAGTATGCAACTAAAATTCGTTTTAACGCTATTGCTCCAACCGTAACAGATACGCCACTTGCAAAGCGTTTGTTAAGAAACGAAAAGCAACAAGAGAGTATGCAAGACAGGCATCCGCTAAAAAAATATTTAACGCCACAAGAAGTAGCAGGTTTGGCTAGTTATTTATTATCAGAGGATGCAAGTTCAATAACAGGGCAAATTATTCCTATGGATGCAGGAATTGTAAGTGTAAAATTATAA
- a CDS encoding CIA30 family protein, with protein sequence MKWLILFTIFLCMNDEVIIFDKNTIPKNWIITNDDVMGGVSTSSMKLNNDKQLVFSGAVSLDNNGGFAMTRLPIAINFDDKKTNLVIKLKGDGKNYQFRIKAKEDQRFWYVQSFETTNKSTEIVLPLNKFYASFRGYSLNVANFSATTISEIAILIGNKKNEKFNVSIEKITLQ encoded by the coding sequence ATGAAATGGCTAATTTTATTCACTATTTTTTTATGTATGAATGATGAGGTAATAATTTTTGATAAAAATACAATTCCCAAAAACTGGATTATAACAAATGATGATGTTATGGGAGGAGTATCTACATCATCTATGAAATTGAATAACGATAAACAACTTGTTTTTTCGGGAGCTGTTTCTTTAGATAATAACGGCGGTTTTGCAATGACAAGATTACCTATCGCTATTAATTTTGATGATAAAAAAACAAATCTAGTTATAAAGTTAAAAGGCGATGGTAAAAATTATCAGTTTAGAATAAAAGCCAAAGAAGACCAGCGTTTCTGGTATGTGCAATCGTTTGAAACTACTAATAAATCAACAGAAATTGTTTTGCCTTTAAATAAGTTTTATGCATCTTTTAGAGGATATTCATTAAATGTAGCTAATTTTTCGGCAACTACTATTTCGGAAATAGCAATTCTGATAGGTAACAAAAAGAACGAAAAATTTAATGTATCAATAGAAAAAATAACGCTTCAGTAA
- a CDS encoding glutathione peroxidase: MTLFSFLSNSETVSPNQSLYDIEIKGIDGKKLDLNQYKGKKILFVNVASKCGFTKQYDGLQELSSKYTDKLVVIGLPCNQFGAQEPGEASEIKSFCKLNFGVDFPLTEKIAVKGEEKHPLYQWLTEKEKNAKMDSSVKWNFQKYLVDEEGRLIDIFYSITKPMSSKITSLL; this comes from the coding sequence ATGACACTATTTAGTTTTTTATCAAATTCGGAAACAGTATCTCCTAATCAATCTTTATATGACATAGAAATTAAAGGAATTGATGGAAAAAAATTAGATTTAAATCAATATAAAGGTAAAAAAATATTATTTGTAAATGTTGCCTCTAAATGTGGATTTACAAAGCAATATGATGGATTACAAGAATTATCATCAAAATATACTGATAAATTAGTAGTCATCGGTTTGCCGTGTAATCAATTTGGAGCACAAGAACCTGGAGAGGCATCAGAAATAAAATCATTTTGTAAGTTAAATTTTGGAGTAGATTTTCCATTAACCGAAAAAATAGCCGTTAAAGGAGAAGAGAAACATCCGTTATATCAATGGTTAACTGAAAAAGAAAAAAATGCAAAAATGGATTCGTCTGTAAAATGGAATTTTCAAAAATATTTAGTTGATGAAGAAGGAAGATTAATTGATATTTTCTACTCAATTACAAAACCAATGAGTTCTAAAATAACAAGCCTTTTATAA
- a CDS encoding SRPBCC family protein, translating to MMNFKKHSGIYTLETAQELKMPLEKAWDYFSSPENLAKITPKKMGFNITSKVDKKAYPGQIITYKVSPVPFVKTNWVTEITQVKEQAFFIDEQRFGPYSMWHHEHFFEALPNGNTLMKDKISYKIPFGFLGHIAQALFIKKQLKSIFEYRFIILEKMFNGK from the coding sequence ATGATGAATTTTAAAAAACACTCAGGAATTTATACGCTAGAAACAGCACAAGAATTAAAAATGCCGTTAGAAAAAGCATGGGATTATTTTTCATCACCAGAAAATTTAGCAAAAATTACGCCCAAAAAAATGGGTTTTAATATCACTTCAAAAGTTGATAAAAAAGCATATCCTGGGCAAATAATAACGTATAAAGTATCGCCTGTTCCGTTTGTGAAAACAAATTGGGTAACAGAAATAACGCAAGTAAAAGAACAAGCTTTTTTTATTGATGAGCAACGTTTCGGACCTTATTCAATGTGGCATCACGAACATTTTTTTGAAGCCTTGCCAAACGGAAATACCTTAATGAAAGATAAAATTTCCTATAAAATACCGTTCGGTTTTTTAGGACATATAGCACAAGCTCTTTTTATCAAAAAACAATTAAAAAGTATTTTCGAATATCGATTTATAATTTTAGAAAAAATGTTTAATGGTAAATAA
- a CDS encoding cryptochrome/photolyase family protein, protein MVNKLAIFWFRRDLRLEDNVALFNALNSSNKVLPIFIFDEEILDKLPENDARVSFIYQRLQQLDTDLKVVGSSLLIKKGNPLEVWKTIISEFDISAVYTNKDYEPYALQRDAEISDFLKSKSINFLNYKDQVIFEKSEVTKNDGLPYTIYTPYKNKWLQKFNAEEDLKNHDINFNNFYQFTSEIPSLKFIGFNESSIKVPPYNLSNLTNYDEIRDFPFIDKTSYLSPYFRFGLVSVRKMVQFALKTNATFLNELIWREFFMQVLFHFPKVVTNNFKQKYDAVPWRNNEAEFEKWCKGETGYPMVDAGMRQLNKTGYMHNRVRMITAGFLCKHLLIDWRWGEAYFAEKLLDYELSANNGNWQWAAGTGCDAAPYFRVFNPEAQLKKFDKDLQYIRKWIENFDELTYPQPMVEHKFARERAISTYKEALN, encoded by the coding sequence ATGGTAAATAAATTAGCGATATTTTGGTTTCGTAGAGATTTGCGTTTAGAAGATAACGTAGCTTTATTTAATGCTTTAAATTCATCAAATAAAGTACTGCCGATATTTATTTTTGATGAAGAAATTTTAGATAAATTGCCAGAAAACGATGCCCGAGTTTCATTTATTTATCAAAGATTACAGCAGTTAGATACCGATTTAAAAGTAGTCGGTTCATCTTTATTGATAAAAAAAGGAAATCCTCTTGAAGTTTGGAAAACAATAATTTCGGAGTTTGATATTTCAGCAGTTTATACAAATAAAGATTACGAACCGTATGCCTTACAAAGAGATGCAGAAATTAGCGATTTTTTAAAATCAAAAAGTATTAATTTTTTAAACTATAAAGACCAAGTTATTTTTGAAAAATCTGAGGTTACCAAAAATGACGGATTACCATATACCATTTATACGCCCTATAAAAATAAGTGGTTGCAGAAATTTAATGCCGAAGAAGATTTAAAAAATCATGATATAAATTTTAATAATTTTTATCAATTTACATCAGAAATACCTTCTTTAAAATTTATAGGATTTAACGAAAGTAGTATAAAAGTACCCCCTTATAATTTATCAAATTTAACAAATTACGATGAAATTCGTGATTTTCCTTTCATCGATAAAACATCTTATTTATCGCCTTATTTTCGTTTCGGATTGGTAAGTGTTCGTAAAATGGTGCAATTTGCTTTAAAAACCAATGCAACTTTTTTAAACGAACTGATTTGGCGAGAATTTTTTATGCAAGTATTATTTCATTTTCCCAAAGTGGTTACGAATAATTTTAAGCAAAAATACGATGCCGTTCCGTGGAGAAATAACGAAGCCGAATTTGAAAAATGGTGTAAAGGAGAAACGGGTTATCCGATGGTTGATGCAGGTATGCGACAGTTAAATAAAACGGGGTATATGCACAATCGGGTACGCATGATTACGGCAGGTTTTTTATGTAAACATCTGTTAATTGATTGGCGTTGGGGCGAAGCTTATTTTGCCGAAAAACTATTAGATTACGAATTGTCGGCAAACAACGGAAACTGGCAATGGGCAGCAGGAACGGGTTGCGATGCTGCGCCATATTTTAGAGTTTTTAATCCTGAAGCACAATTAAAAAAGTTCGATAAAGATTTACAATATATTAGAAAATGGATTGAAAATTTTGATGAATTAACCTATCCACAGCCAATGGTTGAACATAAATTTGCCCGAGAAAGAGCAATTTCGACTTATAAAGAAGCATTAAATTAA
- the alaS gene encoding alanine--tRNA ligase, with protein MKSQEIRSKFLEFYKSKNHAIVPSSPMVLKNDPTLMFVNAGMVPFKEYFLGQKKIVDARVADSQKCLRVSGKHNDLEEVGKDTYHHTLFEMLGNWSFGDYFKKEAIAWAWELLTEVYKIDKDILYVTIFEGDEKEGLEKDTEAYDIWKQYIAEDRILLGNKKDNFWEMGAQGPCGPCSEIHIDIRSADEKAKVSGASLVNLDHPHVVEVWNLVFMQFNRKADGSLENLPKTHIDTGMGFERLCMALQDVQSNYDTDVFTPIIREIETITNVKYENTEITGDETDIAIRVIADHVRAVAFSIADGQLPSNTGAGYVIRRILRRAIRYGFTFLNQKEPFIYKLVATLSDQMGDAFPEIKAQEQLARNVIKEEEQSFLKTLEQGLLLLDTMTANAGSKVISGKKVFELKDTYGFPEDLTALVLSEKGLDYNKEEYKEALKQQQDRGRAATAIETDDWNVLIEDDEEEFIGYDTLTADVKLTRYRKVTTKKDGEQYQLVFNMTPFYPEGGGQVGDVGHIETSNGDLIYVVNTKKENNLIIHYTKTLPSNLTERFKAVVNKNSRNLSASNHTATHLLHQALRTILGTHVEQKGSLVSPKHLRFDFSHFSKVTSDELQEIEDFVNARIRENLSLVERRNIPMQQAIDEGAIALFGEKYGDAVRAIKFGQSMELCGGTHVPQTGDIWYFKIKSEGAVASGIRRIEAITNVAVGDYFEDVERNFSDIKQLFKNPKDVVKSVTNLQDENTALKKQIEQLLKEKAENLSGELRNQLQEINGVQFLATKVALDANGIKNLAFALGKDFKNLFLFFASSEKADKAMLTCYISKELVEERGYDAGKVVRELGKLINGGGGGQNFFATAGGKNPGGIPKALEGAKEYIV; from the coding sequence ATGAAATCTCAAGAAATAAGATCAAAATTTTTAGAATTCTATAAATCTAAAAACCATGCTATCGTTCCATCTTCGCCAATGGTATTAAAGAACGATCCTACTTTAATGTTTGTAAATGCGGGAATGGTTCCTTTTAAAGAATATTTTTTAGGACAAAAAAAAATAGTTGATGCTAGAGTTGCCGATTCTCAAAAATGTTTACGTGTTTCTGGAAAACATAACGATTTAGAAGAAGTTGGAAAAGATACGTATCATCATACATTATTTGAAATGCTTGGTAACTGGTCTTTTGGCGATTATTTCAAAAAAGAAGCGATTGCTTGGGCTTGGGAATTACTTACTGAAGTTTACAAAATAGATAAAGACATTTTATATGTTACTATTTTTGAAGGTGATGAAAAAGAAGGTTTAGAAAAAGATACAGAAGCATATGATATTTGGAAACAATACATTGCTGAAGACCGTATTTTATTAGGAAATAAAAAAGATAATTTTTGGGAAATGGGCGCACAAGGACCTTGTGGACCTTGTTCTGAAATTCATATTGATATTCGTTCTGCGGATGAAAAAGCAAAAGTTTCTGGTGCATCATTAGTAAATTTAGATCATCCGCACGTTGTAGAAGTTTGGAATTTAGTTTTCATGCAATTCAACCGTAAAGCTGATGGAAGTTTAGAAAACTTACCTAAAACACATATCGATACAGGTATGGGATTTGAGCGTTTATGTATGGCTTTACAAGACGTACAATCTAATTATGATACCGATGTTTTTACTCCGATTATCAGAGAAATAGAAACTATTACAAACGTAAAATACGAAAATACTGAAATTACTGGTGATGAAACAGATATCGCAATTCGTGTAATTGCTGACCACGTTCGTGCCGTTGCATTTTCTATTGCCGATGGTCAATTACCAAGTAATACTGGTGCAGGATATGTAATCCGAAGAATATTAAGAAGAGCTATTCGTTACGGATTTACGTTCTTAAATCAGAAAGAACCTTTTATCTATAAATTAGTCGCAACTTTAAGCGACCAAATGGGTGATGCTTTTCCTGAAATAAAAGCACAAGAACAATTAGCTAGAAATGTTATTAAAGAAGAAGAACAATCTTTCTTAAAAACATTAGAGCAAGGTTTGTTATTACTAGATACTATGACAGCTAATGCTGGAAGCAAAGTAATTTCTGGTAAAAAAGTATTTGAATTAAAAGATACTTACGGTTTTCCTGAAGATTTAACAGCCTTAGTTTTATCTGAAAAAGGATTAGATTATAATAAAGAAGAATATAAAGAAGCTTTAAAACAACAACAGGACAGAGGAAGAGCTGCAACGGCTATTGAAACTGATGATTGGAATGTTTTAATTGAAGATGACGAGGAAGAGTTTATCGGTTACGACACCTTAACTGCTGATGTAAAATTAACTAGATACAGAAAAGTAACCACTAAAAAAGATGGTGAACAATATCAATTAGTTTTTAACATGACTCCTTTTTATCCTGAAGGCGGTGGACAAGTTGGTGATGTTGGGCATATTGAAACTTCTAACGGAGATTTAATTTACGTGGTAAACACTAAAAAAGAAAACAATTTAATTATTCACTATACTAAAACTTTACCTTCTAATTTAACAGAAAGGTTTAAAGCTGTAGTAAATAAAAATAGTAGAAATTTATCTGCAAGTAATCATACTGCTACGCATTTATTACATCAAGCATTGCGTACAATTTTAGGAACTCATGTTGAGCAAAAAGGTTCGTTAGTGAGTCCTAAACATTTACGTTTCGATTTTTCTCATTTCTCTAAAGTAACTTCGGATGAATTACAAGAAATTGAAGATTTTGTAAATGCTCGTATTCGTGAAAACTTAAGCTTAGTTGAAAGAAGAAATATTCCGATGCAACAAGCTATTGATGAAGGGGCTATTGCTTTATTTGGCGAAAAATATGGCGATGCCGTAAGAGCTATAAAATTTGGGCAATCAATGGAGTTGTGTGGAGGAACTCACGTTCCACAAACAGGTGATATTTGGTATTTCAAAATAAAATCGGAAGGTGCTGTTGCTTCTGGAATTAGAAGAATTGAAGCAATTACAAATGTAGCTGTTGGTGATTATTTTGAAGATGTTGAACGCAACTTTAGTGATATAAAACAACTATTTAAAAATCCTAAAGATGTTGTAAAGTCGGTAACTAATTTACAAGATGAAAACACTGCTTTAAAAAAGCAAATAGAACAATTACTTAAAGAAAAAGCAGAAAACTTATCTGGTGAATTAAGAAATCAATTACAAGAAATAAACGGTGTGCAATTTTTAGCGACTAAAGTTGCTTTAGATGCCAACGGAATTAAAAATTTAGCATTTGCTTTAGGTAAAGATTTTAAAAATTTATTCTTGTTTTTTGCCTCTTCTGAAAAAGCTGATAAAGCTATGTTAACTTGCTATATTTCGAAAGAATTAGTTGAAGAACGTGGTTACGATGCTGGTAAAGTTGTTAGAGAATTAGGAAAATTAATCAACGGTGGCGGTGGTGGACAAAATTTCTTTGCAACTGCTGGAGGTAAAAATCCTGGCGGAATTCCTAAAGCTTTAGAAGGTGCTAAAGAATATATCGTTTAA
- a CDS encoding sigma-70 family RNA polymerase sigma factor, producing MKLKEKVDFSVLFDTHYEKLYNYAIKIVKDESISNDLLQETFIKLWENIDSMKINHRSIESFLIITLKNKIVDHFRKENVKNKHLNLYVLNKDIEEEINNEWDLLKTIEEVYTLLPQKTIEIFKLSRDKGHTYAEIASIKNISIKTVEAHISKALQVFRKELVSFL from the coding sequence ATGAAATTAAAAGAAAAGGTAGATTTTTCAGTATTGTTTGATACACATTATGAAAAATTATATAACTACGCTATTAAAATAGTGAAAGATGAAAGTATATCGAATGATTTATTACAAGAGACTTTTATAAAGTTATGGGAAAATATCGATTCGATGAAAATAAATCATCGATCTATAGAATCTTTTTTAATTATAACGTTAAAAAATAAAATTGTAGATCATTTTAGAAAAGAAAACGTAAAAAATAAACATTTAAATCTGTATGTTTTAAATAAAGATATTGAAGAAGAAATAAATAATGAATGGGATTTACTAAAAACAATAGAAGAAGTATATACGTTACTTCCTCAAAAAACAATTGAAATATTTAAGCTTTCAAGAGATAAAGGACATACTTACGCTGAAATAGCGTCTATCAAAAATATATCAATAAAAACTGTAGAAGCTCATATTTCAAAGGCTTTGCAAGTTTTTAGAAAAGAATTAGTGAGTTTTTTATAA
- a CDS encoding FecR family protein: MKREKIKETDLWAYVSNTASVGLKAKVERWKNSTEYDEQLFEEIKKINQITKENISVATPNIEKNKTAFFKKIESKENKNNFKKLFFKYAAAAIIVLSTSFFTYFITQSKEIYIATTYGEQKEVTLSDGSVVWLNASSKISYKENSPRTIRLEGEAFFEVAKDKKHPFTVETPDNVIVKALGTSFNIKSYNENDYYETVLFTGKVAVNVKDSDKNKMIMLPNDKIRILKKNKHVFKSVITNKMNTISWREGKIQFKNKTFKEIATDFKNQYNLKFHFENEKISNVKFTGTFEKTMPIREILEILKITKPFEYHFNTQKNTWIIK; encoded by the coding sequence ATGAAGCGAGAAAAAATTAAAGAAACAGACCTTTGGGCTTATGTATCAAACACAGCAAGTGTTGGTCTTAAAGCTAAGGTTGAGCGATGGAAAAACTCAACAGAATATGATGAACAATTATTTGAGGAAATCAAAAAAATAAATCAAATTACTAAAGAAAATATTAGTGTAGCTACACCTAATATAGAAAAGAATAAAACCGCCTTTTTCAAAAAGATAGAAAGTAAGGAAAATAAAAATAACTTTAAAAAGCTTTTCTTTAAATATGCTGCCGCAGCAATAATAGTATTAAGTACTTCTTTTTTTACCTATTTTATAACACAATCTAAAGAAATATATATAGCAACAACTTACGGAGAACAAAAGGAAGTAACGCTTTCAGATGGATCTGTAGTTTGGTTAAATGCTTCGAGTAAAATTTCATATAAAGAGAATTCTCCAAGAACTATCCGTTTAGAAGGTGAAGCTTTTTTTGAAGTAGCAAAAGATAAAAAACATCCTTTTACGGTAGAAACTCCAGATAATGTTATAGTTAAAGCTTTAGGGACTAGCTTTAATATTAAATCTTATAACGAAAATGATTATTATGAAACTGTTCTATTTACAGGAAAAGTAGCAGTTAATGTTAAAGATTCTGACAAAAATAAAATGATAATGTTACCTAATGATAAAATAAGAATTCTGAAGAAAAATAAACATGTTTTTAAATCTGTTATAACAAATAAAATGAATACTATTTCTTGGAGAGAAGGTAAAATTCAATTTAAGAACAAAACATTTAAAGAAATAGCAACCGATTTTAAGAATCAATATAATTTGAAGTTTCATTTTGAAAATGAAAAAATATCAAATGTAAAATTTACAGGAACTTTTGAAAAAACAATGCCTATAAGAGAAATTTTAGAAATTTTAAAAATAACAAAACCTTTTGAATATCATTTTAATACTCAAAAAAATACTTGGATTATTAAATAA